One segment of Nerophis lumbriciformis linkage group LG35, RoL_Nlum_v2.1, whole genome shotgun sequence DNA contains the following:
- the LOC133575273 gene encoding uncharacterized membrane protein C3orf80 homolog → MQRDMLRCEDYNDASAHPHPSRCGFAICRDDQECCPRGNATASEGTCCNRLEDKTYYHVAMVTRKLSGVLIMLLLFALGYLVQRVLCSRSRQLNPAHSGDSAVATSQELLVGSSTPDSLLDCGTTAQLPTYEQCKHLPTYEETVRYGQTNSSFGQTT, encoded by the exons ATGCAGCGGGACATGCTGCGCTGTGAAGACTATAATGATGCATCGGCGCATCCGCATCCTTCA AGATGCGGATTTGCAATTTGCCGCGACGACCAGGAATGCTGTCCCCGGGGAAACGCCACGGCCAGCGAGGGCACCTGTTGCAACCGCTTGGAGGATAAGACGTACTACCACGTTGCCATGGTGACTCGCAAACTTTCCGGTGTTCTGATTATGCTCCTTCTATTTGCACTGGGATACTTGGTGCAGCGAGTGTTGTGTTCCAGATCCAGACAGCTCAACCCGGCGCACAGCGGCGACTCGGCTGTTGCAACCTCTCAGGAGCTGCTAGTGGGGAGCTCCACACCAGACAGCCTTCTGGACTGTGGAACCACGGCTCAACTTCCCACATATGAGCAGTGCAAACATCTGCCAACATATGAGGAGACCGTACGGTATGGACAGACCAATTCCTCTTTTGGACAAACTACCTGA
- the arl14 gene encoding ADP-ribosylation factor-like protein 14, whose product MGLRGSKQAEIRVLLLGLDNAGKSTLLYKLKHKSAFSTVPTVGFNVEMLDVKRQRKNIALTVWDVGGQAEMRRHWGGYHQDTAAVVFVVDSTDRQRLDEARKELEKTLRSEHLRERPLLVLANKQDAAGAMTVTELKDAFNLRRICGDREWFVQACSAATGGGLEEALRRVSHMVKLPSDSAAAVKENIKGTVNYIRAKSVR is encoded by the coding sequence ATGGGCTTGCGGGGGAGCAAACAAGCCGAGATCCGGGTCCTGCTCCTCGGTCTGGACAACGCGGGCAAGTCGACCCTCCTGTACAAACTGAAGCACAAGTCGGCCTTCAGCACCGTGCCCACCGTGGGCTTCAACGTGGAAATGCTGGACGTGAAGCGGCAGCGCAAGAACATCGCCCTGACCGTGTGGGACGTGGGCGGCCAGGCGGAGATGCGCCGCCACTGGGGGGGCTACCACCAGGACACCGCGGCCGTGGTCTTCGTGGTGGACAGCACGGACCGCCAGCGCCTGGACGAGGCGCGCAAGGAGCTGGAGAAGACGCTGAGGAGCGAACATCTGAGGGAGCGTCCGCTCCTCGTCCTCGCCAACAAGCAGGACGCCGCCGGCGCCATGACAGTCACCGAGCTCAAAGACGCCTTCAACCTGAGGAGGATCTGCGGGGATCGGGAATGGTTCGTCCAGGCCTGCTCGGCCGCGACGGGAGGCGGACTGGAAGAGGCCCTCAGGCGGGTCAGTCACATGGTCAAACTGCCGTCAGACTCTGCGGCCGCCGTCAAAGAAAACATCAAAGGCACCGTCAATTACATCCGAGCCAAGTCTGTACGTTGA